The Sphingomonas sp. NBWT7 nucleotide sequence CGAGAAAGGTGTCGGCCGGTACGGGACGGCTGACGTGATAGCCCTGAACGTAGTCGCATCCCAGCGCGCGCAGGAATTCGAGCGTGGCGGCGTCCTCGACGCCTTCCGCGACGACCGTCAGCTGCATCTGGTGCGCCAGATCCAGCGTCGATTTGACGAGCAGCGCGTCCTGCGGCCGGGTGCGCGCATGCTGGACGAAGCTGCGATCGATCTTGAGTTCGTTGAGCGGCAGATTGCGCAGGTAGGTGAGCGTCGAGCGACCGGTGCCGTAATCGTCCATCGACACCGCGATCCCGCGCGCGCGATAGGCGTTGAGTGTCGCGATTGCGCTGTCGGGATCGGACATCGCCGCGCTCTCCGTCACCTCGAAGATCAACGCGGTGGGCGGCACGGAAGCGGCATCAAGCATCCGATCGACCTGCGCGTTGAACGCAGGGTTCGACAGCAGCTTGGCCGAGATGTTGATCGCGGCGGTGAGATTATGGCCATCGCGCTGCCAGCAGGCGACATCGGCAAGCACCGTCTTGAGGACGTGCAGCGTCAGCGGCACGATCCGGTCCGCCTGTTCAGCCAGCGGAATGAAGACATCGGGCGCGATGAAGCCGCGCGTCGGGTGATACCAGCGGACAAGCGCCTCGGCGCTGCGCACCCGCCCGCTCGAAAGGTGCAGCTTCGGCTGATAGTGGACCGATACGTGGCCGGCGGCGATCGCATCGTCGAGTTCGCCCATCAGCGATACCGACCGTTCGAGTGCGTCGCGGCTGGTGATCCCGCCGTGCCAGAATTCGCCCGCCGCCGCGGCCTCGTCCGCCGCGACGGCGGCGGTCGAGAAGCATTCGGCGACCGACGCGCCGATCGCGGTGCCGATCACCGCCGCGACATCGATCTTGCGCCCGGCGACCTCGACCGGCTCGAGCAGAATCGCGCGCAGCCCGGCGACGAGATCCTCCTCTGCCTGTTCGGTCGACAGCGCGAAGGCGAGCCGATCGCTGCGCACGCGGTAGATCAGCCCGTCGGCGGAGGCGAGGCGCAGACGCTCGGTGATCCGCACGATCGCCTGCGCGAGATCGACGGGTGACAGGACCGCCGCGAGGCCGTTGTAATTGATCAGCTGGACAACGCCGATCGCGCCGGTCGGCGGCGCGGCAAGCTCGAGCAAGGCACGCTCGTTGGGCAGCGCCGTGGCGCTGTCGGTCAGCTGCTCCTCGCGGAAACGATGGCTGACGATCTGCGCCAGCGACAGCATCAGCACGACCGTGAGCATTCCGATCCCGATGCCGAGCGGATAGTGGACGAGGAAGCGGTGCTGCGCGATCATCACCGCCGCCGCCAGCAGCGCCGTCGCGCCGGCAAATGCGGCGATCGCGATCGAGGCCCGCCGCGCGCGGGCGATCGGCAGTGCAAGAATGAGCGCGAGCATCAGGACGGCGACGGGGCCGCCGCGCACCGGCACACCCGCAAGCAGCGTTTCCGCGGCGAGCGCCTGGACCACCACACCCGGCAGGACGCCGGCATAGGTTGCCGCGTAGCGATCGCCCATCTCGATCGCCGTCGCACCGATCAGCACGTTGCGATCGCGGATCAGGGCGGGGTTGAAGCGGCCGCTCGCGAGCGCGGCGAAGCTCAGCCGCGGCACGCTGGCGGGGCGGATCGAGAAGTCGATCGGAAAGGTCGCGTCGGCGGTGCCGGATCGACTGGCGATATAGGCTGAAAGCGTCGGGCGCGGCGTCGCTGCCGTCGTCGTCGCGAGCGGCATGTCGCGGACCAGGCCGTCGACATCGGGCTGAATGCTGACGGAGGCGAGCGCGGCGTGGGCGCGGAAGGCGGCAATCGGCAGCGAGTCGATGAAGCGCGTGCCGCCGGTCTGCGCTTGCTGACTAAACGTCGGCAGCGCGACGAGGCCGCCCGAACGGGCTAGCGCGCGCGCGAGCATCGCGTCGTCTTGCGGATCGGAGCGGGCCGAAAGATCGACGTCGAACACGATCGATGCAGCGCCGGCACGGCGCAGCTGATCGATCGCGCGCGCATAATGGCGCCGTGGCCACGGCCAGCGACCGATCGCCGCCATGCTTGCCGCGTCGAGCTCGACCACCACGACCTTCCCGCTCGCATCATGCTCGTTCGCGGCGAAGCGCAGCGGTTCCAGCCCGCGCTCGAAACGGCCGCCGACCTGGCCCGTCATCATCAGCGCGCCGGCGAGCACCGCCGCGAGCATGATGAGCCAGATCCGCAGCCGTGTTCGCATCAGAACGCGCGTGCGAGCCGCAGCGATACGCGCGGATTGCGGTTGCCCGTGTCGAAGCGATCGGCGTTGAGCGGCAGCGCGACCTCGACCAGCCAGTCGAAGCGGCCGGTGCCGACGCGCGCGCCTGCACCCGTAGAGGCGAGCGAGCCGCCGCCGAAGCCCTGGCGCAGATTGTCGACCATCCCGCCATCGACGAAGCCGTAGAGCTGCGCGCGATCGATGACGTTACCGATCAGCCGCCCGGCGTCGTAGCGTAGCTCGAGCGAGCCGAGGACGCCCTGGTCTCCGGTCCGCTCGGCATAATCATAGGCGCGCGCGAACGCCGGGCCGCCGACGCCGAGCTCGACGGCTGCCAGCAGCGGACGCGAGGCGATCTGCCCGGCGGTGGCGACGTTGACGCTGACGCGCGGGGCGAGTGGGCGGACCCAATCGAGTGCGTAGGTGGCGCTGGCAAAGCTCGCGTCCCCATCGAGGCGCGAAGCGAGCGGCGCGCCCTCGCGCGTCGTTCCGTCGAACGGCAGGCCGGCGGTGGCGGTGAGCTCCGCACGCAGTACGCCGCCGCCGACCAGGGAGGTTCCGTTGAACGTGCCGGTGAGCGTCGACAGCCGGTCGCGGCGCAGCGTTTGCCCGGCGATCATCTGGTCGCTCCCCAGCGCGCGCAGCTCGAGCCCAGCCCACCAGCTCTGCTTGCGCGTGCGGACGAGCGGTTGTTGCACGGCGATGGCGGCGTCCGCGCTGCGACCGACGACGTCGAGCGCGGCGAGCGCGCCGCCGGGTTCCGACCGGGCGAGTGATCCGGCGATCGAGACGATCATGCCGGACGCCGTCAGCGGCGCGGTGTAGCGCGCGCGCAGGAAGGCGAACTCCGACAACTGCAGCGGCGTCTGCGAGGCGATCACGGCGAACTCGTCGCCGTCCTGCGCGATGCCGCGCAGGCTGGCGAGCAGCGTGGAGCGGATCGGACCGACTTCCTTGCTGCCGCGATTGTCGATCTGGACATAGGCGCTCGCCGGATCGGCATCGATCGTGACGAGCAGGATGCCGAAGCCGTCCTGTCGGACGAAGCGGGTATCGACGACACGCACGCCGGGTAGATCGCCGACGAGCAGCAGCGCGCGTTCCAGATCACGCTGGCGCACGCCCTGGCCGCGGCGCAGCGCGCGGGCGAGAATGCGATCCGCCGCCGCGTTGCTCTTGCCGATGACGCGCACGGCGTCGATGCGGCCGAGGTCGATCGTCACGCGCAGGACGCCATCGGTCAGCGGTTGCGCGGGGATCGTGGCGGTGGCGAAGGGATAACCACGCGCGCGGGCGACCGCGGCGAGGCTGTCCGCCGCCTGTGCGAGGCCATCGCGCCCGAGCTTCTGCCCGGTGATCGCGGCGATGGCGGCGGCAAAGGCGTCGAGCGGGATCGGGGCCTGGCCGGTTACCGTCACCGCGCGGATCACGCCGGTGATCGGCGGTACGGCGGCCTGATCGACCGGCGGCGCGGCCGGCGCTTGCGACGGCGCGGGTGCCGGCGTCGCGACTTGCGGCAGTGTTCGCTGAATGACGGTCGGATCGGCGCGATCGAGCACGACCTGCGCCGCGGCGCCTGTCGGCAGTGCTACCGACACGACCATCGCCAACAGTTTCGGCGAACCCATTCGAAACGCTCCTCGGTACCAGCGCCGAGCGATCGCAGCGAAAGATTGGAAAAGCGTTAGCGCGGGTCGCGAAGGTGAATGCGGGATTCACCATGCGCACCAAGCCGACCGAAACCTATCCGCGGCATGCCAGCATGGAGAGTGGCGCATTCGGCGCTCCGGGGAGCTGAAGTGATGCGCAGGTTTGTCCTGGCAATATTGTGCGCGACCACGTCGTCCGTCGCGATCGCCGGCCCGGCCGGGTGGACGGTGAGCGAGGCATCGGGCCCGGTTACGATCGCGCGCAGCGGGATCAGCAAGGTCGCGACGCGCGGCGGCAGTGTTAGCGCCGGCGACATCGTGACGACCGGACGCGGGGGCCGCGCGGTGCTGGTGCGGGGTAGCGAGTTCATGATGGTCGCGCCCGCCTCGCAGCTGCGCCTGCCGAGCGAGCCGCAAGCATCGGGCGTGACGAAGCTGTTCCAGGATTTCGGCAACGTCGTCTTCATGATCAAGAAGAAGATGACGCCGCATTTCGAGGTGCAGACGCCATATCTCGCCGCGGTGGTGAAGGGCACGACCTTCTCGGTCGGGGTCGCGGCGGGCGGCACGTCGGTGCAGGTGCTGGAGGGCGCCGTCGACGTGGCGACGAT carries:
- a CDS encoding bifunctional diguanylate cyclase/phosphodiesterase, translating into MRTRLRIWLIMLAAVLAGALMMTGQVGGRFERGLEPLRFAANEHDASGKVVVVELDAASMAAIGRWPWPRRHYARAIDQLRRAGAASIVFDVDLSARSDPQDDAMLARALARSGGLVALPTFSQQAQTGGTRFIDSLPIAAFRAHAALASVSIQPDVDGLVRDMPLATTTAATPRPTLSAYIASRSGTADATFPIDFSIRPASVPRLSFAALASGRFNPALIRDRNVLIGATAIEMGDRYAATYAGVLPGVVVQALAAETLLAGVPVRGGPVAVLMLALILALPIARARRASIAIAAFAGATALLAAAVMIAQHRFLVHYPLGIGIGMLTVVLMLSLAQIVSHRFREEQLTDSATALPNERALLELAAPPTGAIGVVQLINYNGLAAVLSPVDLAQAIVRITERLRLASADGLIYRVRSDRLAFALSTEQAEEDLVAGLRAILLEPVEVAGRKIDVAAVIGTAIGASVAECFSTAAVAADEAAAAGEFWHGGITSRDALERSVSLMGELDDAIAAGHVSVHYQPKLHLSSGRVRSAEALVRWYHPTRGFIAPDVFIPLAEQADRIVPLTLHVLKTVLADVACWQRDGHNLTAAINISAKLLSNPAFNAQVDRMLDAASVPPTALIFEVTESAAMSDPDSAIATLNAYRARGIAVSMDDYGTGRSTLTYLRNLPLNELKIDRSFVQHARTRPQDALLVKSTLDLAHQMQLTVVAEGVEDAATLEFLRALGCDYVQGYHVSRPVPADTFLASLATWNGETPAAVAGRTA
- a CDS encoding ShlB/FhaC/HecB family hemolysin secretion/activation protein; its protein translation is MGSPKLLAMVVSVALPTGAAAQVVLDRADPTVIQRTLPQVATPAPAPSQAPAAPPVDQAAVPPITGVIRAVTVTGQAPIPLDAFAAAIAAITGQKLGRDGLAQAADSLAAVARARGYPFATATIPAQPLTDGVLRVTIDLGRIDAVRVIGKSNAAADRILARALRRGQGVRQRDLERALLLVGDLPGVRVVDTRFVRQDGFGILLVTIDADPASAYVQIDNRGSKEVGPIRSTLLASLRGIAQDGDEFAVIASQTPLQLSEFAFLRARYTAPLTASGMIVSIAGSLARSEPGGALAALDVVGRSADAAIAVQQPLVRTRKQSWWAGLELRALGSDQMIAGQTLRRDRLSTLTGTFNGTSLVGGGVLRAELTATAGLPFDGTTREGAPLASRLDGDASFASATYALDWVRPLAPRVSVNVATAGQIASRPLLAAVELGVGGPAFARAYDYAERTGDQGVLGSLELRYDAGRLIGNVIDRAQLYGFVDGGMVDNLRQGFGGGSLASTGAGARVGTGRFDWLVEVALPLNADRFDTGNRNPRVSLRLARAF